Below is a window of Halococcus salsus DNA.
ATCATCCAGCAGGGTGAGGTGCTCAAGGCGGCCGGCGACGTCGTCGGGCTCTCGGGCGGTGAGGCGGGGGCGGGCTACCTCGGCGCGCTCGTCGCCGGGCTGCTCGCGGGCTACGTCGCGCGCTGGTTCAAGCGGCGCTCGGTCCCCGAATTCATCAAGCCGATGATGCCCGTGCTGATCGTCCCGGTCCTGACGATGGTGATCCTCTCGCCGATCGTGATCTTCGTACTCGGCGTGCCGGTGGCCATCGCGAACGCCGGGCTCACGAGCTTCCTGAGTGGGATGCAGGGGAGCCAGGCGCTCCTCGTCGGTGCGATCCTCGGCGGGATGATGGCGCTCGACATGGGTGGGCCGATCAACAAGGTCGCCTACGTCTTCTCGGTGGGCCTCATCACCGAGCAGATCTACGCGCCGATGGCGGCGGTGATGATCGGCGGGATGATCCCCCCGCTGGGGCTCGCGCTCTCGAACTTCGTCGCGCCGCAGAAGTACACCGCGGAGATGTACGAGAACGCCAAGAGCGCCGTCCCGCTCGGGCTCTCGTTCATCACCGAGGGGGCGATCCCCTACGGCGCGGCCGACCCGCTCCGCGTCATCCCCGCGATCGTCGCCGGGAGCGCGGTCGGCGGCGCGACGTCGATGGGGCTCGGGGTCACGATGCCGGCCCCGCACGGCGGGATCTTCGTGGTCCCGCTCTCGAACCAGCCGTTCGCCTTCCTCGGGTGTATCGTCCTCGGAACGCTCGTGACGGCCGTGATCGCGACGCTCCTCAAGCCCGACTTCGAGGTCACCGTCGCGGACCTCGAACGCGGGAGCGGGACGACCGGGGCGGCGGAGACACCGCGGTCGGCGGACGACTAACGCCACGATCGAACACAACACACATCATATAGCCACGAGATGGAACATGCAATGCTCTACGACATCGACCAACTGATGCCGACCGACCTGATCACGCTCGACGAGCCACCCGCCGAGAAGGAGGCCGCGATCGAGTCCCTCCTCGACGTGGTGGTCGACGCCGGGCGCGTCGACGACCGCGAGGCGGCGCTCGCGGCGCTCCTCGAACGCGAAGAGGAGACCACCACCGGCGTCGGCAAGGGGATCGCGATCCCCCACGCGCAGACGGACGCCATCGACCAGGCTTCGGTGGCCTTCTGCCGGTCGTCGGCGGGCCTCGACTTCGACTCGATGGACGACGAACCCGCCCACCTGGTCTTCATGATCCTGGTCCCCGAGGGCGGCAGCGACGAACACCTCGGGATCCTCGCGTCGCTCTCGCGCTCGCTGATGCACGACGACGTTCGCGAGTCGCTCTACGAAGCGGAGACCGCCGAGGACGTGCAGGCCACGATGGAGGCGGCGATAGACGATGACTGAACGCACGGTGACGGTGGTCCCCGAGGCCGGCCTCCACGCCCGGCCCGCCTCCGAGTTCGTCCAGACCGCGAACGAGTACGACTGTGACATCGAGGTCGGACCCGTCGACGGCGACCTCGTGGACGCGCGGAGCATGCTCGCCGTCACGAGCCTCGGCGTCGGCCACGACGAGGAGGTACGATTGGTTGCCGAGGGCGAGGACGAGGAGGCCGCGCTCGACGCACTCGAAACCGTGCTCTCGACGCCGGAGGGCGAGGAGTAATCACCGTCCCATGACCGAACGAACCCTGCGTGGTATCGGTGCGACACCGCTCTCGGCCGTCGGTAGCGTCGTCTGGTATCAGCCCGACGAGGCCGTCGACCTCCCGGACCCGCCGGCAAGCGAGACGGTCGACTCGGATACGGAGCGCGAACGGTTCGAGTCGGCGCGGGAGCGGGCGCGAGAGGAGTTGGAGACCGAACGCGACCGGGCGGCCGAGCGCGTCGGGAGCGACGAGGCCGCGGTGTTCGACGCCCACATCCAGTTTCTCGACGACCCGCAGATCGAGGGTGAGGTCGAGAACGGGATCGATAGCGGGCTGCCGGCCGAACACGCCGTCAAGGAGGGGTTCGCGAGCGGTATCGAGCAGTTCGAGGGAATGGAGGGCCGGATGGCCGAACGCGCCGACGACCTCCGGGACGTCCGCGACCGCTTCGTGCGGCTCCTCGTCGGCGCGGAGCGGCTGGACCTCTCGGGGCTGCCCGACGGAACGGTTGTATTCGCCGAGCGGCTCACCCCGAGCGACACCGCCCAGTTGGATCCCGATTCGGTGGCGGGGTTCGTCACCGCCACGGGCGGGCGGACCTCTCACGCCGCGATCTTCGCGCGGTCGCTCGCGCTGCCCGCCGTCGTCGGCGTCGGTGACGACCTCCTCGGGATCGAGGACGATACCACAGTAGTCGTGGACGGTGAGGCGGGCGAGGTGGTCGTCGAACCAAACGAGGGAACCCGCAAGCGGGCGGCCGAGACCGACCGTGCCGAGGTCCGCCACGAGCCGGTGACGACGGCGGATGGGAAGGCGATCGAGGTGGCCGCGAACGTCGGCCAGCCGGTCGAGATCGAGGGCGCGACCGAACGCGGGGCCGACGGCGTGGGGCTGTATCGGACGGAATTCCTCTTCCTCGATCGAGAGGAACCTCCCAATGAAGAGGAGCAGTACGAGGCCTACCGCGAGGCGCTCGCGGCGTTCCCCGACGGTCGCGTGGTGGTCCGCACCCTCGACATCGGGGGCGACAAGCCGATCCCCTACCTCAATTTGCCTGCGGAGGAGAACCCGTTCCTCGGCGAGCGCGGGATCCGGCGGTCGCTCGGCGTCGATGATGAACTGTTCGAGACCCAGCTCCGGGCGCTGGTCCGTGCCGCGGGCGAGGCTGAAGGGGATTTGGCCATCATGTTCCCGCTGGTCGCCACGGTCGAGGAGTTCGAGGCCGGGCGCGAGCGGGTCGAGGAAGTGGTCGCGGAGCTCGAATCGGCGGGCGAGCCCGTCGCACGATCCGAGATCGGGACGATGATAGAGACGCCGGCGACGGCGTTTCTGGCACCCGACCTCGCCGCCCGTGCGGACTTCCTCTCGGTCGGCACGAACGACCTCACGCAGTACGTGATGGCCGCCGACCGGGGGAACGAGCGCGTCGCCGACCTCCACGATCCCTGTCAGCCCGCCGTGGTGCGCGCGCTCCGGCAGGTCGTCGCGGCCACCGAGGGTACCGACACGTGGGTCGGGATGTGCGGCGAGATGGCGGGCGACCCCGCGCTGACCGAGCTCCTCGTCGGCCTCGGGTTCGACGAGCTGAGCATGAGCGCCGTCACCCTCCCCGAGGTCAAAACCCGGATCGAGGCGATCGATTCGACCGAGGCCGAACGCCTCGCCGAGCGCGCGCTCGACGCGAGCACGAAAGGAGAAGTGTACGAACTGCTCACAGAAGCCAACGGAGACCGAGACCAATGAAACTCGTCGCAGTCACGTCCTGTCCGACCGGTATCGCACACAGTCAGATGGCCGCCGAGAGCCTCGAACAGACCGCGGACCGGCTGGGTCACGAGATTCAGGTCGAGATCCAGGGGGCGATGGGGGCCGAGAACGAACTCGACAAGGCAACGATCGCCGACGCGGACGCGGCGATCATCGCCGCCGACACCGCGGTCTCGCGCGACCGGTTCGAGGCCGCGGCCGTCCCCGTCGTCAAGGCCACCGTGAAGGCCGCGATCAACGACACCGAGTCGCTGTTCGAGCGCGCCGAGGAGACCGGCGGGGGAGCGAAAGCGAGCGACACGGCCGAGACGGAAACGACGGAGACCGAACCCGCCGAGTCGAGCGTGGACGAGAACGACGAGGCCGACGCGAGCGCGCAGACGGGCTACGACGACCTCAGCCCGGACCAGATCGGCGGCGACCCGCGGAAGGGGCTGTTCGCCCGGATGAAACGTCGGTTCTCGTAGCGACGACAGTCGGAGTGTTTCCGACCGACGAAGGCGAGGTGACGCCTTAGTAGCCGAGTCGGTCGAGGGTCCGGTCGAGCGCGTCGTGATAGCGGCCGCCGAACAGCGAGACGTGAATCAGGAGCGGGTAGAGCCGGTAGACGTAGCGCCGGCGCTCGAAGAATTCGGGCTCGATCCCGCGATGTTCCCGATAGCGCTCGAAGAACGCCTCGCCGAAGGTGCCGGTCCAGTCGATATACGCGAGTTCGACCTCGGGGTGGGCGTAGTAGACCGCGGGGTCGAGGAACGCGGTGACGCGGCCGTCGCGCGAGAGGACGTTCGTGGTCCAGACGTCGCCGTGGATCAGGGATGGGGAGTCCGGTTCGGCGAGGAGGTCGTCGAGGTCGGCACAGACGGACTCGACCCGTTCGCCGATCTCCGGGGCGAACGACCGAGCCGAGAGGACCTGGCGGAGGCGGTGGTCGCAGTAGAACTCCACCCAGGAATCGGTCCACGGGTTCGGCTGGTGAACCGGCCCGACGACCGTGTCGCGTTCGAAGCCGTAGCTCGAAGCCTGCCGGTCGTGGAGCGCGGCGAGGTGGTCGGCCGCGTCCCTCGCGACGGCCGCGTCGTGGCTCGTTTCGCCCTCGACGTACTCGATGACCAGCAGGTCCGACGAGGCGTGGTGGACGGCGGGAACCGGCAGGTCGCTGTGGCTGGCGAGGAATCGAAGCATCCGGCCTTCGAGGTCGAGCGGCGTTTCGCCGACCTTCGCGACGACCCGTCGACCGTCGGCGAGGCGCGCGCGATAGACCGTGCCGATCTGTC
It encodes the following:
- a CDS encoding PTS fructose transporter subunit IIC is translated as MATSDSMEAAIRSYLTSVKEDLMTGVSHMIPFVTIGGIFLALAYASASVFGDVRSVFDATGTLGWFLAQVGNAGLTIMVPILGAYIAYAIADRPGLAPGFLLSYIIQQGEVLKAAGDVVGLSGGEAGAGYLGALVAGLLAGYVARWFKRRSVPEFIKPMMPVLIVPVLTMVILSPIVIFVLGVPVAIANAGLTSFLSGMQGSQALLVGAILGGMMALDMGGPINKVAYVFSVGLITEQIYAPMAAVMIGGMIPPLGLALSNFVAPQKYTAEMYENAKSAVPLGLSFITEGAIPYGAADPLRVIPAIVAGSAVGGATSMGLGVTMPAPHGGIFVVPLSNQPFAFLGCIVLGTLVTAVIATLLKPDFEVTVADLERGSGTTGAAETPRSADD
- a CDS encoding PTS sugar transporter subunit IIA translates to MLYDIDQLMPTDLITLDEPPAEKEAAIESLLDVVVDAGRVDDREAALAALLEREEETTTGVGKGIAIPHAQTDAIDQASVAFCRSSAGLDFDSMDDEPAHLVFMILVPEGGSDEHLGILASLSRSLMHDDVRESLYEAETAEDVQATMEAAIDDD
- the ptsH1 gene encoding phosphocarrier protein HPr — encoded protein: MTERTVTVVPEAGLHARPASEFVQTANEYDCDIEVGPVDGDLVDARSMLAVTSLGVGHDEEVRLVAEGEDEEAALDALETVLSTPEGEE
- the ptsP gene encoding phosphoenolpyruvate--protein phosphotransferase; amino-acid sequence: MTERTLRGIGATPLSAVGSVVWYQPDEAVDLPDPPASETVDSDTERERFESARERAREELETERDRAAERVGSDEAAVFDAHIQFLDDPQIEGEVENGIDSGLPAEHAVKEGFASGIEQFEGMEGRMAERADDLRDVRDRFVRLLVGAERLDLSGLPDGTVVFAERLTPSDTAQLDPDSVAGFVTATGGRTSHAAIFARSLALPAVVGVGDDLLGIEDDTTVVVDGEAGEVVVEPNEGTRKRAAETDRAEVRHEPVTTADGKAIEVAANVGQPVEIEGATERGADGVGLYRTEFLFLDREEPPNEEEQYEAYREALAAFPDGRVVVRTLDIGGDKPIPYLNLPAEENPFLGERGIRRSLGVDDELFETQLRALVRAAGEAEGDLAIMFPLVATVEEFEAGRERVEEVVAELESAGEPVARSEIGTMIETPATAFLAPDLAARADFLSVGTNDLTQYVMAADRGNERVADLHDPCQPAVVRALRQVVAATEGTDTWVGMCGEMAGDPALTELLVGLGFDELSMSAVTLPEVKTRIEAIDSTEAERLAERALDASTKGEVYELLTEANGDRDQ
- a CDS encoding PTS fructose transporter subunit IIB codes for the protein MKLVAVTSCPTGIAHSQMAAESLEQTADRLGHEIQVEIQGAMGAENELDKATIADADAAIIAADTAVSRDRFEAAAVPVVKATVKAAINDTESLFERAEETGGGAKASDTAETETTETEPAESSVDENDEADASAQTGYDDLSPDQIGGDPRKGLFARMKRRFS
- a CDS encoding fructosamine kinase family protein, which produces MTTPPEAEVDAALGSAPVSFTALSGGQIGTVYRARLADGRRVVAKVGETPLDLEGRMLRFLASHSDLPVPAVHHASSDLLVIEYVEGETSHDAAVARDAADHLAALHDRQASSYGFERDTVVGPVHQPNPWTDSWVEFYCDHRLRQVLSARSFAPEIGERVESVCADLDDLLAEPDSPSLIHGDVWTTNVLSRDGRVTAFLDPAVYYAHPEVELAYIDWTGTFGEAFFERYREHRGIEPEFFERRRYVYRLYPLLIHVSLFGGRYHDALDRTLDRLGY